CACCAACACCCATCTGACGATTTGGCAGGAGCTCGGCATTCTCGGCATCGCCATGATCACCTCGAAGGGCGCGTCCGGCGTCACCGGCGCCGGCTTCATCACGCTCGCCGCGACGCTGTCGATCGTGCCCGATATTCCGATTCAGTCGATCGCCATCCTGGTCGGCATCGACAAGTTCATGAGCGAGTGCCGCGCACTGACCAACCTGATCGGCAACGGCGTCGCC
This DNA window, taken from Streptobacillus ratti, encodes the following:
- a CDS encoding cation:dicarboxylate symporter family transporter; this encodes TNTHLTIWQELGILGIAMITSKGASGVTGAGFITLAATLSIVPDIPIQSIAILVGIDKFMSECRALTNLIGNGVA